One segment of Triticum aestivum cultivar Chinese Spring chromosome 2A, IWGSC CS RefSeq v2.1, whole genome shotgun sequence DNA contains the following:
- the LOC123188864 gene encoding eukaryotic translation initiation factor 5A-1, giving the protein MSDTDEHHFESKADSGASKTYPQQAGAIRKGGHIVIKARPCKVVEVSTSKTGKHGHAKCHFVAIDIFNGKKLEDIVPSSHNCDVPHVDRQDYQLIDITDDGYVSLLTESGNTKDDLKLPTDDVLLGQIKTGFADGKDLILSVMSAMGEEQICAVKEIGGGK; this is encoded by the exons ATGTCGGACACCGATGAGCACCACTTCGAGTCCAAGGCCGACTCCGGCGCCTCCAAGACCTACCCGCAGCAGGCCGGCGCCATCCGCAAGGGTGGACACATCGTCATCAAGGCCCGTCCCTGCAAG GTTGTTGAGGTCTCCACCTCCAAGACTGGGAAGCATGGTCACGCAAAGTGTCACTTTGTTGCCATTGACATCTTTAATGGAAAGAAGCTTGAGGATATCGTTCCTTCATCCCACAACTGTGAC GTCCCCCATGTTGACCGCCAAGATTATCAGCTgattgacataactgatgatggATAT GTCAGCCTTCTAACTGAGAGTGGCAACACGAAGGATGACCTGAAGCTTCCCACTGATGATGTTCTGCTTGGCCAG ATCAAGACTGGATTTGCTGATGGCAAGGACCTGATCCTGTCTGTGATGTCCGCCATGGGTGAAGAACAGATCTGCGCTGTGAAGGAAATCGGTGGTGGCAAGTAA